A single region of the Brienomyrus brachyistius isolate T26 chromosome 10, BBRACH_0.4, whole genome shotgun sequence genome encodes:
- the nsdhl gene encoding sterol-4-alpha-carboxylate 3-dehydrogenase, decarboxylating isoform X1, which yields MDICLTHTLLDERSPIQSADDGTTIDTWFIHAVCALYLVRVMATRIRPSSKRCTVIGGSGFLGRHLVEQLLVRGYIVSVFDIQQSYELPGVTFHLGDLCNKQALLPALQGVSLVFHCASPSPGSDDRSLFQRVNVDGTGTMLEACQEAGVQKVVLTSSASVVFEGTDIKDGKEVLPYAKKPIDCYTETKIQQEKLVLQACNEENGFLTVAIRPHGIFGPRDPQLVPILVETARQGKMKFIIGDGSNLVDFTFVENVVHGLILAAEHLRPKSPLCGRAYHITNDEPVQFWDFMSQVLVGLGYDAPRYHLPYWLVYGLALLLWLLALLLRPVVRLRLTFTPMRVALAGTHHYYSCTRAKQDMGYRPLVGLQEAIVRTVESYPHLRRGA from the exons ATGGATATCTGTTTAACTCACACACTATTGGACGAGAGGTCCCCAATACAATCAGCTGATGATGGCACTACTATAGATACGTGGTTCATTCATGCGGTTTGTGCATTGTACCTAG TCCGAGTAATGGCCACACGGATACGGCCG AGCTCTAAGAGATGCACAGTCATCGGTGGATCTGGGTTTCTTGGTCGGCACCTTGTGGAGCAGCTTCTAGTCCGGGGATACATTGTGTCCGTGTTTGATATCCAGCAGTCTTATGAGCTGCCTGGGGTCACGTTTCACCTGGGGGATTTGTGTAATAAGCAG GCCCTGCTGCCAGCCTTGCAAGGCGTGTCGCTGGTGTTTCACTGTGCCTCCCCTTCTCCTGGCAGCGATGACCGTTCCCTCTTCCAAAGGGTTAATGTAGACGGCACTGGCACCATGCTGGAGGCCTGCCAGGAAGCAGGTGTACAG aaAGTGGTCCTTACCAGTAGTGCCAGTGTGGTGTTTGAAGGGACAGACATCAAGGATGggaaagaagtgcttccttatgCCAAAAAGCCGATTGACTGCTACACAGAGACCAAGATTCAGCAAGAGAAG CTGGTGCTGCAAGCCTGTAATGAGGAGAACGGCTTCCTTACAGTGGCCATCCGCCCTCATGGCATCTTTGGCCCCCGTGACCCCCAGCTGGTCCCAATCCTGGTGGAGACGGCACGCCAGGGGAAGATGAAGTTCATTATCGG GGATGGGAGCAACCTGGTGGACTTCACCTTTGTGGAGAACGTCGTCCATGGGCTCATATTGGCCGCTGAGCACCTGCGTCCTAAGTCTCCTCTCTGCGGCAGA GCCTACCATATCACCAATGATGAGCCTGTACAGTTCTGGGACTTCATGTCCCAGGTGCTAGTGGGGCTGGGCTACGACGCCCCACGCTACCACCTGCCCTATTGGCTGGTGTATGGCCTGGCGCTGCTGCTTTGGCTGTTGGCTCTGCTGCTGAGGCCCGTGGTGAGGCTGCGGCTCACATTCACCCCCATGCGTGTGGCGCTGGCTGGGACGCATCACTACTACAGCTGCACTCGCGCCAAACAGGACATGGGCTATAGGCCGCTGGTGGGCCTGCAGGAGGCCATCGTCCGCACTGTGGAGAGCTACCCACACCTGCGCCGCGGGGCCTGA
- the nsdhl gene encoding sterol-4-alpha-carboxylate 3-dehydrogenase, decarboxylating isoform X2 → MATRIRPSSKRCTVIGGSGFLGRHLVEQLLVRGYIVSVFDIQQSYELPGVTFHLGDLCNKQALLPALQGVSLVFHCASPSPGSDDRSLFQRVNVDGTGTMLEACQEAGVQKVVLTSSASVVFEGTDIKDGKEVLPYAKKPIDCYTETKIQQEKLVLQACNEENGFLTVAIRPHGIFGPRDPQLVPILVETARQGKMKFIIGDGSNLVDFTFVENVVHGLILAAEHLRPKSPLCGRAYHITNDEPVQFWDFMSQVLVGLGYDAPRYHLPYWLVYGLALLLWLLALLLRPVVRLRLTFTPMRVALAGTHHYYSCTRAKQDMGYRPLVGLQEAIVRTVESYPHLRRGA, encoded by the exons ATGGCCACACGGATACGGCCG AGCTCTAAGAGATGCACAGTCATCGGTGGATCTGGGTTTCTTGGTCGGCACCTTGTGGAGCAGCTTCTAGTCCGGGGATACATTGTGTCCGTGTTTGATATCCAGCAGTCTTATGAGCTGCCTGGGGTCACGTTTCACCTGGGGGATTTGTGTAATAAGCAG GCCCTGCTGCCAGCCTTGCAAGGCGTGTCGCTGGTGTTTCACTGTGCCTCCCCTTCTCCTGGCAGCGATGACCGTTCCCTCTTCCAAAGGGTTAATGTAGACGGCACTGGCACCATGCTGGAGGCCTGCCAGGAAGCAGGTGTACAG aaAGTGGTCCTTACCAGTAGTGCCAGTGTGGTGTTTGAAGGGACAGACATCAAGGATGggaaagaagtgcttccttatgCCAAAAAGCCGATTGACTGCTACACAGAGACCAAGATTCAGCAAGAGAAG CTGGTGCTGCAAGCCTGTAATGAGGAGAACGGCTTCCTTACAGTGGCCATCCGCCCTCATGGCATCTTTGGCCCCCGTGACCCCCAGCTGGTCCCAATCCTGGTGGAGACGGCACGCCAGGGGAAGATGAAGTTCATTATCGG GGATGGGAGCAACCTGGTGGACTTCACCTTTGTGGAGAACGTCGTCCATGGGCTCATATTGGCCGCTGAGCACCTGCGTCCTAAGTCTCCTCTCTGCGGCAGA GCCTACCATATCACCAATGATGAGCCTGTACAGTTCTGGGACTTCATGTCCCAGGTGCTAGTGGGGCTGGGCTACGACGCCCCACGCTACCACCTGCCCTATTGGCTGGTGTATGGCCTGGCGCTGCTGCTTTGGCTGTTGGCTCTGCTGCTGAGGCCCGTGGTGAGGCTGCGGCTCACATTCACCCCCATGCGTGTGGCGCTGGCTGGGACGCATCACTACTACAGCTGCACTCGCGCCAAACAGGACATGGGCTATAGGCCGCTGGTGGGCCTGCAGGAGGCCATCGTCCGCACTGTGGAGAGCTACCCACACCTGCGCCGCGGGGCCTGA